The following are from one region of the Longimicrobium sp. genome:
- a CDS encoding ArsC/Spx/MgsR family protein — protein MSESEHAGGVDVYWLPHCTTCQKAVQHLHDRGVPITSFRDLKAQPLKRAEVEDLARKVGGAEKLFSKRAMKYRKLGLREQTLTEDDLLRLMTEEYTFVARPVIVAGDRATAGFSAKRVDGLVD, from the coding sequence GTGAGCGAATCCGAGCACGCGGGGGGAGTCGACGTCTACTGGCTCCCCCACTGCACCACCTGCCAGAAGGCCGTCCAGCACCTGCACGACCGCGGCGTCCCCATCACCTCCTTCCGCGATCTCAAGGCCCAGCCCCTGAAGCGCGCCGAGGTCGAGGACCTCGCCCGCAAAGTCGGCGGCGCGGAGAAGCTGTTTTCGAAGCGCGCGATGAAGTACCGCAAGCTGGGCCTCCGCGAGCAGACCCTCACCGAAGACGACCTCCTCCGCTTGATGACGGAGGAGTACACCTTCGTCGCCCGCCCCGTCATCGTCGCGGGCGACCGCGCGACGGCGGGGTTCTCGGCGAAGCGCGTGGATGGGCTGGTAGACTGA
- a CDS encoding sugar phosphate nucleotidyltransferase has product MKVVMPLAGKGTRLRPHTHVTPKPLLKVGDKPVLAYILDELRELGVGEAVCITGHLKERVEEFMAREYPDFKAVYVEQVEQRGTGDAIALAEPYVQEDLLIIFVDTLFDADLSLVKRLPQDVAGVIWAKEVEDYQRFGVIVTDEQGFMQKIIEKPTEPVSKLANIGLYYIRDWKLLFEGIRHVMSSDPGVGGEYFLTDAFQYMVDHGGKLLVAPVEGWYDAGKPDTLLETNLHVLSTTRGRSPAAADGVTVHEPVHVADGVTLENAEIGPNVTLSAGATVRGSKLRDTIVGEKSVIDGCDLHDSLIGSNVQVTGVRGQVDLGDHSVVKAG; this is encoded by the coding sequence ATGAAAGTCGTGATGCCGCTTGCCGGCAAGGGCACGCGCCTTCGCCCGCACACGCACGTCACCCCCAAGCCGCTCCTCAAGGTCGGCGACAAGCCCGTGCTCGCCTACATCCTGGACGAGCTGCGCGAGCTCGGCGTGGGCGAGGCGGTGTGCATCACCGGGCATCTGAAGGAGCGCGTGGAGGAGTTCATGGCGCGCGAGTACCCGGACTTCAAGGCCGTGTACGTGGAGCAGGTGGAGCAGCGCGGCACCGGCGACGCCATCGCCCTCGCCGAGCCGTACGTGCAGGAGGACCTGCTGATCATCTTCGTCGACACCCTGTTCGACGCGGACCTCTCGCTCGTAAAGCGTCTCCCCCAGGACGTGGCGGGGGTGATCTGGGCCAAGGAGGTGGAGGACTACCAGCGCTTCGGCGTGATCGTGACGGACGAGCAGGGCTTCATGCAGAAGATCATCGAGAAGCCCACGGAGCCGGTGAGCAAGCTGGCCAACATCGGCCTCTACTACATCCGCGACTGGAAGCTCCTCTTCGAGGGGATCCGCCACGTGATGTCGTCCGACCCCGGCGTCGGCGGCGAGTACTTCCTGACCGACGCTTTCCAGTACATGGTGGACCACGGCGGGAAGCTGCTGGTGGCGCCGGTGGAGGGGTGGTACGACGCGGGCAAGCCGGACACGCTCCTGGAGACGAACCTCCACGTCCTGAGCACCACCCGCGGCCGCTCCCCCGCCGCCGCCGACGGGGTGACCGTCCACGAGCCGGTCCACGTGGCTGACGGCGTGACGCTGGAGAACGCCGAGATCGGCCCCAACGTCACCCTTTCCGCCGGCGCCACCGTGCGCGGCAGCAAGCTCCGCGACACCATCGTGGGCGAGAAGTCGGTGATCGACGGCTGCGACCTGCACGACTCCCTGATCGGGAGCAACGTCCAGGTCACCGGCGTGCGCGGCCAGGTGGATCTGGGCGACCACTCGGTGGTGAAGGCGGGGTAG
- a CDS encoding DUF1499 domain-containing protein: protein MASPAGVLGCARRGHDPYRGAALAIALSATPPRAYIPPPLAGRAPLRHPPPEGYRMGLWTAFTRNVAETRPDARDPRLRGRAYPVTFAQVWSAALETARAMPRWTVTEEAAGAGTIRAEARTRLWSFTDDVVIRISLDDKGMTRVDLRSSSRVGRGDFGTNGRRVAHFLHALDRRLAGEGASR from the coding sequence GTGGCATCCCCTGCGGGGGTTCTCGGATGCGCCCGCCGGGGGCACGATCCGTACCGCGGCGCGGCGCTGGCGATCGCGCTTTCCGCCACCCCGCCGCGCGCCTACATTCCGCCCCCACTCGCGGGGCGCGCCCCGCTCCGCCATCCTCCGCCCGAGGGGTACCGCATGGGGCTCTGGACCGCCTTCACCCGCAACGTCGCGGAGACCCGCCCGGACGCGCGGGACCCCCGCCTGCGCGGCCGCGCCTACCCCGTCACCTTTGCGCAGGTGTGGAGCGCCGCGCTGGAGACGGCGCGCGCCATGCCCCGCTGGACCGTCACGGAGGAGGCCGCCGGCGCGGGGACGATTCGCGCTGAGGCACGCACGCGGCTGTGGAGCTTCACCGACGACGTGGTCATCCGCATCTCGTTGGACGACAAGGGGATGACGCGGGTCGATCTTCGCTCGTCGTCGCGCGTCGGGCGCGGCGATTTCGGGACGAACGGGCGCCGGGTCGCCCACTTCTTGCACGCGCTTGACCGCCGCCTCGCGGGCGAGGGGGCGTCCAGGTGA
- a CDS encoding PadR family transcriptional regulator codes for MFAKDSGLLQGTVELLVLKTLSWGPMHGYGIASWIESATNDVLRMEEGSLYPALYRMARKGWIRGEWGLSENNRRAKFYHLTPEGEKQFREQSSGWQRLADAVNAAIGATRAPSWAR; via the coding sequence ATGTTCGCCAAGGACTCGGGGCTGCTGCAGGGGACGGTGGAGCTGCTCGTGCTCAAGACGCTCTCGTGGGGGCCGATGCACGGCTACGGGATCGCGAGCTGGATCGAGAGCGCTACGAACGACGTGCTCCGCATGGAGGAAGGGTCGCTCTACCCCGCGCTCTACCGCATGGCCCGGAAGGGGTGGATCAGGGGGGAATGGGGCCTGTCCGAGAACAACCGGCGGGCGAAGTTCTACCACCTGACGCCCGAGGGGGAGAAGCAGTTCCGCGAACAGAGCTCGGGGTGGCAGCGGCTCGCCGACGCGGTGAACGCGGCGATCGGCGCCACGCGGGCTCCCAGCTGGGCGAGGTGA
- the lon gene encoding endopeptidase La: MQSSSSADRIPVLPIRSTVVFPGGATALQIGFGPNVEALAAHPAPELEVATATTHEDGAVEPATLERIASVVRVLDRLNLPGGTTQVTLQGLRRVRLEDVRLEDGFYTAVPVPVEEVPAPAEVAEPLVEKILNTLLGVAARVERISDEVPRILRMNLSDPGRFADLAATLCNFKVPDRDAILQELDVAERLRVVLRTLEEELEHLRQIEGADGTQSGAAPLPARGRERSDQIRKRIQALQAELGDLDPVEREANEVLRKVERAGLPPRIAALARREAERLRSTAVTSTEASEIRAYLDALIAVPWTQRSERDGIELERVEAAIDEEHLGLDEAKRRLLEVIAVAELRGDLRGPIPCLVGPPGVGKRTLAAAIARGLGRPFVRLELGGRGEAQLVGARRTRPGAQLGKIVAALRDAGTRDPVFLLEELDEMGIGNVEGDPIEALEETLDPENRDEFVDRFLDTPFDLSNVFFIGSAADFYRIPRDLRNLFIEIRIAGYTPEEKIAIAREWLVPRIVKEHGLSTDEVSISDETLLVLTRGYARDAGVGNLRRSLAAIMRYLAHEKAQNPDGQHWTITRELIEEVLGYPRYSTTAAENKSEVGVVTGLAWTASGGELMFIEALKMPGTGRLIITGLLGDVMRESVNAAFSYVRSRADELGIERESFNDHDIHVHFPVGATPKDGPSAGAAVTLAIASSLSERPVRHDIAMTGEVTLRGKILEIGGVKEKTLAAYRAGLRQVILPTGNRRDLRDVPADVREGMTFHFVDRMDEVFDIALTGDPANRAATLPVRTEATDDHGSSERQAAAEA, from the coding sequence ATGCAAAGCTCCAGCTCCGCGGACCGCATTCCGGTCCTTCCCATCCGCAGCACGGTGGTCTTTCCGGGAGGTGCCACCGCGCTCCAGATCGGCTTCGGGCCCAACGTGGAGGCGCTGGCCGCCCACCCCGCCCCCGAGCTGGAGGTCGCCACCGCGACGACGCACGAGGACGGCGCCGTGGAGCCCGCCACGCTGGAGCGGATCGCGAGCGTGGTGCGCGTGCTGGACCGGCTCAACCTGCCCGGCGGCACCACGCAGGTGACGCTCCAGGGGCTGCGCCGGGTGCGGCTGGAAGATGTGCGGCTCGAGGACGGCTTCTACACCGCCGTCCCCGTGCCGGTGGAGGAGGTCCCCGCGCCCGCCGAAGTCGCGGAGCCGCTGGTGGAGAAGATCCTCAACACGCTGCTCGGCGTGGCGGCGCGGGTGGAGCGCATCTCGGACGAGGTGCCGCGCATCCTGCGCATGAACCTCAGCGACCCCGGCCGCTTCGCCGACCTGGCCGCCACCCTCTGCAACTTCAAGGTCCCCGACCGCGACGCCATCCTGCAGGAGCTGGACGTGGCCGAACGGCTGCGCGTCGTGCTGCGCACCCTCGAGGAAGAGCTGGAGCACCTGCGCCAGATCGAGGGCGCGGACGGCACGCAGTCCGGCGCCGCGCCCCTCCCCGCGCGCGGGCGCGAGCGGAGCGACCAGATCCGCAAGCGCATCCAGGCACTGCAGGCGGAGCTTGGCGACCTGGACCCCGTGGAGCGCGAAGCCAACGAGGTGCTGCGCAAGGTGGAGCGCGCCGGGCTTCCCCCGCGCATCGCCGCGCTGGCCCGTCGCGAGGCGGAGCGGCTGCGTTCCACCGCCGTCACCTCGACCGAGGCGTCCGAGATCCGCGCCTACCTCGACGCGCTCATCGCCGTCCCCTGGACGCAACGCTCGGAGCGCGACGGAATCGAATTGGAGCGCGTGGAAGCGGCCATCGACGAGGAGCACCTGGGGCTGGACGAGGCCAAGCGCCGCCTCCTGGAGGTAATCGCCGTGGCCGAGCTGCGCGGAGACCTGCGCGGCCCCATCCCCTGCCTGGTGGGCCCGCCGGGAGTGGGGAAGCGCACCCTGGCGGCGGCCATCGCGCGCGGGCTGGGGCGTCCCTTCGTCCGCCTGGAGCTGGGCGGGCGCGGCGAGGCGCAGCTCGTGGGCGCACGCCGCACGCGCCCCGGCGCGCAGCTCGGAAAGATCGTGGCCGCCCTGCGCGACGCCGGCACCCGCGACCCCGTCTTCCTGCTGGAAGAGCTGGACGAGATGGGGATCGGCAACGTGGAGGGCGACCCCATCGAGGCGCTGGAGGAGACGCTGGACCCGGAGAACCGCGACGAGTTCGTCGACCGCTTCCTTGACACGCCGTTCGACCTGTCCAACGTCTTCTTCATCGGCAGCGCGGCGGACTTCTACCGCATCCCGCGCGACCTGCGCAACCTCTTCATCGAGATCCGCATCGCCGGCTACACGCCGGAGGAGAAGATCGCGATCGCGCGCGAGTGGCTCGTCCCGCGCATCGTGAAGGAGCATGGGTTGTCGACGGACGAGGTATCGATCAGCGACGAGACGCTCCTCGTCCTCACCCGCGGCTACGCGCGCGATGCGGGGGTGGGCAACCTGCGGCGCTCCCTCGCCGCGATCATGCGCTACCTGGCGCACGAGAAGGCGCAGAACCCCGACGGCCAGCACTGGACGATCACCCGCGAGCTGATCGAGGAGGTGCTCGGTTACCCGCGCTACAGCACCACGGCGGCGGAGAACAAGTCCGAGGTCGGCGTCGTCACCGGCCTGGCGTGGACGGCTTCGGGGGGCGAGCTGATGTTCATCGAGGCGCTCAAGATGCCCGGCACCGGCCGCCTGATCATCACCGGCCTCCTGGGCGACGTGATGCGCGAGTCGGTGAACGCGGCGTTCTCGTACGTCCGCTCGCGCGCGGACGAGCTGGGGATCGAGCGCGAGTCGTTCAACGACCACGACATCCACGTGCACTTCCCCGTGGGCGCCACCCCCAAGGACGGCCCCTCGGCGGGCGCCGCGGTGACGCTGGCCATCGCCTCCTCCCTTTCCGAGCGCCCCGTCCGCCATGACATCGCCATGACGGGCGAGGTGACGCTGCGCGGCAAGATCCTGGAGATCGGCGGCGTGAAGGAGAAGACGCTGGCCGCCTACCGCGCCGGCCTGCGCCAGGTGATCCTCCCCACCGGCAACCGCCGCGACCTTCGCGACGTCCCCGCGGACGTGCGCGAGGGGATGACCTTCCACTTCGTCGACCGGATGGACGAGGTCTTCGACATCGCCCTCACCGGCGACCCCGCCAACCGCGCCGCCACCCTCCCCGTGCGCACCGAAGCCACCGACGACCACGGCTCCAGCGAGCGCCAGGCCGCCGCGGAGGCATAG
- a CDS encoding M20/M25/M40 family metallo-hydrolase — MRIPAPPFGEGERGASVLERLREAGYRDASVDEVGNVLAILPGAAGAEPVVVAAHLDTVFPAGTDVEPRLDGGRIYAPGITDNSRGLAGMLAVARLVRTASVRTRRPIVFVATVGEEGTGDLRGVKHLFREGSPLRTAAAFVALDGSGVRRIVHRAIGSRRLRVTVEGPGGHSWADRGAPNPIVALAAATAEVSTLALPHPERSSLTVARIGGGTSINAVPDAAWLELDMRSEVPGVLLELEASVRGIVKRVVREESTGRRSGTQALSCDVAVIGDRPSGETPARSELVRISTQVTSSLGAKPELVSSSTDANVPMALGIPSIAIGVGGDSGGIHTTDEWYANDHGALGIERALLIVLEAAGVVG; from the coding sequence GTGCGCATCCCCGCGCCCCCGTTCGGCGAGGGGGAGCGTGGCGCGAGCGTGCTGGAGCGCCTGCGCGAGGCCGGGTACCGCGATGCTTCGGTCGACGAGGTCGGCAACGTGCTCGCCATCCTGCCAGGCGCGGCGGGCGCGGAGCCGGTGGTGGTGGCCGCGCACCTGGACACCGTCTTCCCCGCCGGAACCGACGTGGAGCCGCGCCTCGACGGCGGCCGCATCTACGCGCCCGGCATCACCGACAACTCGCGCGGGCTGGCGGGAATGCTGGCCGTGGCGCGGCTGGTGCGCACCGCAAGCGTCCGCACGCGCCGCCCCATCGTCTTCGTCGCGACGGTGGGGGAGGAGGGGACGGGGGACCTTCGCGGGGTGAAGCACCTCTTCCGCGAGGGATCGCCGCTGCGCACGGCGGCGGCGTTCGTGGCGCTGGACGGCTCGGGGGTGCGCCGCATCGTGCACCGCGCCATCGGGTCGCGGAGGCTGCGGGTGACGGTGGAGGGCCCCGGCGGCCACTCGTGGGCGGATCGCGGCGCGCCCAACCCCATCGTCGCCCTGGCCGCCGCCACCGCCGAGGTGAGCACGCTCGCCCTCCCCCACCCGGAGCGCTCGTCGCTGACCGTGGCGCGCATCGGCGGGGGAACGAGCATCAACGCCGTTCCGGACGCGGCGTGGCTGGAGCTGGACATGCGGAGCGAGGTCCCCGGCGTGCTGCTGGAGCTGGAGGCGAGCGTGCGCGGGATCGTGAAGCGCGTGGTGAGGGAGGAGAGCACCGGGCGCCGCAGCGGCACGCAGGCGCTGAGCTGCGACGTGGCCGTCATCGGCGACCGCCCATCCGGCGAGACGCCCGCCCGCTCGGAGCTCGTACGGATCTCCACGCAGGTGACCTCGTCGCTCGGTGCCAAGCCGGAGCTGGTCTCCTCTTCGACGGACGCCAACGTGCCGATGGCGCTCGGCATCCCCTCCATCGCCATCGGCGTGGGCGGCGACTCGGGCGGCATCCACACCACCGACGAGTGGTACGCCAACGACCACGGCGCCCTGGGGATCGAGCGCGCGCTGCTGATCGTGCTGGAGGCCGCGGGGGTGGTGGGGTAG